The Liolophura sinensis isolate JHLJ2023 chromosome 6, CUHK_Ljap_v2, whole genome shotgun sequence genomic sequence CTTTTTGGGGCGGCACTaatctgggggggggggggggagggaggagatgaatatttaaacttttatagtttcttttctttcatgaCTGTAATATTGCAAGATGGTGTGGCCATAACGCTAATCACTTTCTTATCTGCTATGGTGTTTCTGGCATTCCAGTGGTTGTGCAGCTGTTGGCGTTTTCTTGCACACGGATTTCTTGTTTCTGATTCTCCATGCAGGAATGGCGCCTGGTGGCGTTGTCTCGGTTATAACGTTCCTTGCTTGCACCGCCGGTCTACCTCCATCGGAAGTAACATTTGCCGAGATTGCCAAAGAGGCAGGTTATTCTACAGCGTTGATAGGTAGGTTCAAAACCTGTCTTGGACAGATAATTGGTATACGAATCCTCCACCTctcctcactgtttgtgggcaTGGGTTGACAACAAACGGTTTACAGCGCCCCCCGAAgagcacttgtcttccaccagtatggtgtgaaTATTTGTAGCTTACATGGTACATGGCCATCGTAACATGGTATACGTGAAAGATTCTtaagcatggcgttaaacaacaaatacattaatcaaacaaataaattgaaagATAGGTAGAGAGTTCGAGTATTTTATACAACTGACCTCTGATATATTGCAATTcacatcactgcactttttaCCTATATACAAACTACTAGCAATGGTGTATGATAGGAGGCGTGTAAGTTTCTACACttaaagcatttacacgaacagttaaaatgaaacactaaatgaggtaagttgacaagaggccgtatttcaccaattacgtgtgaccatgtatttcaccggttacgtgtgaccatgtatttcaccggttacgtgtgaccatttgccagctatcacgctgtaGTAGTTTGTATCATTATCCCCTTTTTGTGGTTAACGAACACCCTACATTCACCTAAAAGCCTACTGATCACACTTTATATCTCAGTGATTTCACATAAAACGTGGGGTAACCTCGCTGATATCAAGAATGCTTTCGAAAAAATACCCtgttcattgttgttttaaagtGTTCTGAGTAAGAACTCTTCCTAAAAGCATTTTCGGTATGGTATGAACCACACTTCCCATAACCTTCCTGATTAAACTTTTTTCCTGTACCTAATATCATATTTAACAGTAGTGTACTGTTCCTTGTCTGCTCATCATTATCAATGTTTCCCATCAATGTTTCAGGTAAATGGCACCTGGGTTTAAGCTGTGAGAAATACAACGACAGCTGTCATCATCCGATGAAGCAAGGTTTTGACTATTATTACGGCATTCCACTGACAAACCTCAAAGATTTCGGTGGAGAAGGGGACTTGGTCATTCTGTCTCACGCACCCTACATTAGACACCAGATTCTGCTGACAACGTCAGTCATCCTTGTCTGCACGTTTTATCTCCACAAAAAGGGAATACTTGGAGGGTTTTTCACTGGGTCGATAATGGCTCTGTTTTTCCTTGTCATCAcctctttttttctctattttcttGACTTTACACAAACGGGTAGCCTCCTGATGCGCGAATACGACGTGGTGGAACAGCCCATACGGCTTCAAAATCTCACTAAGAGGTTTGTTCTTGAGGGACAAGAATTTTTGCGCAATCGCCATGAAGACGGAAGGCCGTTCCTGTTGTTTTTGTCCTGGTCACATGTCCACACCTTCCTAGACAATATGGCAGAGTTTGTTGGGAGGAGCCAACACGGTCGCTATGGTGACGCTGTCGAGGAGTTAGACTGGGGAGTGGGTCAGATACTTCAGACGTTAGACACTCTTGGTTTCACCGACGACACCTTGGTGTACTTCACCTCAGATAATGGCGGACATCTAGAAGAGATGGACCTGCACGGACATAGAAATGGGGGTCATAACGGAATCTACCGAGGTATGAAATACTCTTGGCTTCAACGACGACATCTTGGTAGGGGGAATAGGTTATCTGATCTACCCCTCACTGTGTACgttgtatatatattgaatgtACACTGAAATCCCTCCATAGTCAAAACAAATAAGGTACTATATACATAATGTACCTAAAATGCGACTAAACCACAGTTTTGACAAAtctttggaattttttttcgtCTTCAGGCGGGAAATCCCATGGTGCAGCGGACGGCGGGATTCGGGTGCCGACGATCGTCCGCTGGCCAGGTGTGATACCTGCTGGGACGATCTCAGACGAACCCACCAGCCTGATGGACCTACTCCCGACCATTGCTAGTGCTATCAACCGGCCCTTGCCCACGGACAAAGTTTTAGATGGCAGAGATCTCAGACCGCTTTTATCCGGAAAAACCCATGTCTCTTCACATGATTTTCTTTTCCATTACTTTGGTTCTAGGATCAATGCAGTCAGATACAGGCCGAGAACAGGTGCGTATCTACAATGCAGTTTTGATTATGAATATCTTAGTTATCAGGAAAATTCTATGCATGTACCATTCTGTTCACAACGAAACGCTGTATTGTATTCCATTTGACAGCAAAAATGACTTACAAACACGAATGCCAAGAGAGAAAAAATGAGGAAAATGGGGAGGAGGGAGGCTGGTCCGTTACTGGATTTTTGACAACCCTTTTGTAAATTACAactattttgtttgtttgctttttgtttttcctttaaatacTGGCTTATGTCTAATGCAAATGGAATGTATTGAAACCCCGCCAGCGTCAGTGAACCAAGAAGTGACGTAATGTTATATTTGTGAAACTCTTCTAGCTAAGTTCCTACGAGTTAAGCTGACTATTCTTGCTTACATCCCACCACCAACGACGCTCTTCAAGTATACAAGGATACCAAAAACCAATATAGCTTGGAGCTAGTTTAAAGTAAAATAGATTATGTCCTTAAGAAATGTAAACGGCTTTAAAGATAAACACCAAACCATAGTTCCTAGCTTAGTTCAAGTAATGTTTCAAGAATTTTGTATAAGATGATTTACaccattattttcatttacataataCAGGTTTCGACGTGTACAAATTGGTGCTGGCTAGACCAAACTACCTTCCAGGAAAAGAAATGTGTACGTTTGTGTGTTCTTCTCGCGATATTGTGTTCCTAGAACAGCCTGAACTATATAATGTTGCCAAAGACCCCAGTGAAAAACATCCACTAGATCATACAAACGTTGCTGAGTACAGACAAATAAAAGAGGCTATGTATGAAGCCATACAGACTCACCAAAGTGGCATTGTCCCCGCACAGAAACAGTTAACTCTCCTCAACCTAGTTTGGAGACCTTGGATGCAACCGTGTTGTAATTTTCCCTATTGTAGGTGTCAAGATCAAAAATTTAATGgatcaacataaatattaatgatagatatttataatatatatatatatatatatatgtgtgtgagtgtgcatttatttattatttaatttattgtaaAACTAACTTATTTACATAATAACATATTTCACAGctgtttttttggtttaaatgaaaatatattgtaGAACTTAGAGAGTCTATAGTGTTGTAATTCAATATAAAATTAAGAGGCCTGATATGTTCATTAGACAACAAGACGCCCAAAACAAGTCAGTCCTagtgctgcagaccttctcttTCCTACTGttctgtaatatgtcactgttcCTGTGTAGTTGTGCTCATAAAGTAGAGAGAATTCACATGCGCGGTAGCCTAGCGGCAGAGAATGGggtgttttacacagcttggatCCGAGAGATGTTACCCATCCAGCCGTAAATCACTCGCCCTCGCCGTTAATGAGACAAAAAGTCCGAATCCACCTCCACGACTTTAATTCAAGGTGTTTGTCTGGTACTCCATGCGTTACCGAAACCTGCACCGTCATAATACAAATCTGATTAGACATCCAAGGCTGCGACGTCTCATAGGTATTTTTGGTTCTTTCAGTCTTGACGACAATAAAGGGTCAATGTTTATTcctgattattatttattcatttatttattttgtgtattacGCCATGCTCAGGAATATAACTTGTCGGAACAGTCGCTGGTTCACCTCGGTCATGATACTGAGCGTCATcatacagataaaaaaaattcctcaGTACGagattaaacaaataaataaatatttatttaaaccgTTCAAGATTTTTACATTGTGACAAGGATCCGAATTGACGGACACATTGTGACAATGATCCGAAGCGGTGGACACATTGTGACAATGATCCAAGGTGGCGGACACATTGTCACAATGATCCGAGGTGGCGGACACATTGTCACAATGATCCGAGGTGGCGGACACTTTGTGAGAAAGGATCTATGGTGGCGGACACAGTGTGACAATGATCCGAGGTGACAGACACATTGTGACAAGGATCTATGGTGGTGGACACATTGTGACAATGATTCGAGGTGACGGACACATTGTGACATTGATCCGAGGTGACGGACACATTGTGACAAAGATCTCTGGTGATGGACACATTGTGACAATGATACGAGGTGACGGACACATTGCGACAAAGGTCTATGCCGATGGACACAATATGACAAAGATCCAAGGTGACGGACACATTGTGACAATGATCCGAGGTGACGGACACATTGTAACAAAGATATATAGTGATGGACACATTGTGACAAATCATTCGGGATGATGGATGCATTGTGACAAAGATACGAGGTGACTGACACATTGTGACAATAATCCGAGGTGACGGACACATAGTGACAAAGATCGGGAGTAACGGACACATTGTGACAAAGATCCGAGGTGACGGACACATTGTGACAAAGATCCGAGGGGACGGATACATTGCAAAGATCTATGATGACGGACACATTGTGACAATTGTCCGAGATGAAGGACACATCTTGGATCTTTCTCAAAATGTGTGTCCGCTACTATGGATGTTTGTCACAATCTTGCTGTCATCCTGAATCTTTGCCACAATGTATCCGCCACCATGGATCTTTGTCACAATGTGTCCGCTTCCATGGATCTTCGTTATAATGTTTCTGCCACCATGGGTCTTTGTCACAATGTGTCTACTACCATGTATCTTTGCCACAATCTGTCCGTCACCTTGGATCTTTGTTACAATGTGTGCACCACCTTGGATCTTTGTTACAATGTGTGCACCACCATGGATCTTTGTCACAATGTGTTCGGCCCCATGTACCTTTGTCACAATGCGTCTGGCACCATGTATCTTTGTCACAATGTGTACGCCACCTTGGATATTTGTTACAATATGTTCGTTACTATGAACTTTTTTCACAATGTGTCCACTACTATGTGCCTTTATCACAATCTGTCCGTCACCTTGGATCTTTGTCACAATGTGTGCACCACCATGGATCTTTGTCACAATGTGTTCGGCCCCATGTATCTTTGTCACAATGCGTCTGCCACCATGTATCTTTGTCACAATGTGTACGCCACCTTGGATATTTGTTACAATGTGTTCGTTACTATGAACTTTTTTCACAATGTATCCACTACTATGTGCCTTTATCACAATCTGTCCGTCACCTTGGATCTTTGTTACAATGCGTCCGCCACCATAGATCTTTGACATAATGTGTTCGTTACCATGAACTTATTTTCACAATGTGTCCGCCACCATTGATCTTTGTCACAATATGTCCGCCACCATGGATCTTTGTTCCAATATGTCTGCCACCATGGATCTTTATCACAATGTGCCCACTACTATGTGCCTTTATCACAATCTGTCCGTCACCTTGGATCTTTGTTACAATGCGTCCGCCACCATAGATCTTTGACATAATGTGTTCGTTACCATGAACTTATTTTCACAATGTGTCCGCCACCATTGATCTTTGTCACAATATTTCCGCCACCATGGGTGTTTGTTCCAATATGTCCGTCACCATGGATCTTTGTCACAATGTGTCCGCCACCTCGGATCTTTGTCACAATGTGTTCGTTACCATGAACTTATTTTCACAATGTGTCCGCCACCATTGATCTTTGTCACAATATTTCCGCCACCATGGGTGTTTGTTCCAATATGTCCGTCACCATGGGATCTTTGTTACAATGCGTCCGCCACCATAGATATTTGACACAATGTGTTCGTTACCatgaaattattttcacaatgtGTCCGCCACCATTGATCTTTGTCACAATATGTCCGCCACCATGTATCTTTGTTCCAATATGTCTGCCACCATGGATCTTTGTCACAATATGTCCGTCACCATGGATCTTTGTCACAATGTGTCCGCCACCTCGGATCTTTGTCACAATGTGTCCACCACcatgaatttttttcacaatgtgtCCGCCACCATGAACTTTTTGCACAATGTGTCCGCCTCCATGGATCTTTGTCACAATGTGTCCGCCACCATGTATCTTTGTCACAACCTATTTCCGGTACAATACAGAAAGCGTAATGGCCAAATGAAGGTAGCAGGACAAACATTTTGATGCCTTCGCACCTCAACTCTATTTCTCACAAAGTCCTCAAAACAAAACCACGACAGCAGGATACTGACTCGAACTCTCGCCAACATCGATCACGGCTTTTGGACTTGGGTATTTCGTCCAATTTTCCAAGAATATGAATTCTCACTCAATGACCGATAGGGTCCAtgtggttattttatttttatatgattgACGTAGGATGTTATATAGCCATACAGCCTGTACATACACATCCTGATTTATAAAGCCGGGTTAAGATCAGCCTTGCGACTTGGAGCAACAGAGCTTTGGCAACTGGAAGCAACTTGGAGCAATTACAATCATACGATCGGTCGTTGGTGTTAGTCGATCAACGCGGGCTTACGATGACTGACAACTGCGCCCAGTTGAGCACAACTTCTAGTAGGTCATTGTGATGCAAGATCGGTCACGCGGTAGTCACAATGATTATGTCAGGGCCTAAGACACAGCTACATGTTTATGGTCTCCAGTCAACCTACGCCCAGCTTAGGGAACGTTCACACTGTTCACGCTGGCGCGGTTTTATGCCTAGTGAACTTTGTAAAtaagcgagagctggattcgaatctGCGACCTCACTGGGTAGAGagttaaaggggaagaaaacttaaaaacatgacactatgggctgaaaagggcacattttttctatctggtggtgcctgctgcataattttgcaatttttcctcgccatacacgtaaaaaagtctgaaaacggtaaagctggcataaatcgctctATCGAGTTCGtctcgtcctccatctttaGTTGAAGGACGCCAGCGAAGGACTTTAAGTAAAGCGTTGTCGCTGAAGGCGATCACACATTCACAGTCATACCTTTAACATAACCTAACCGGGAAGGTAATTAAGTAAAAGGTGCCCTGAAGGTTTAATTATTCTACGGATCCAGAATAAATTGCTTTTATGATATACTTAACAATACCGTGGAGGATTCCGTTGAGCTGTACATATGCTTGTGTTTTCACAACTAGCCGTGTCCCGTTCTTGTTAGAAGTCTgttatatagacatatatagGCGTTGAGAGGACAACGAGATGTTAACCTGAAGCTGCTATAAGCAAAGTAAAATCCGTGACGATTTCCCTGACAGATGTTGTTACatgattcacatgtatacagtttaaAAACGAGGTAGATATAATCAGCTTTACAGGCCATATAAAGCAGGACTCGTGCAGGTTTAGACTAACATACCACACAAAATATTCAAAGTTAGACTTGCACACCTAAAGGCGGAGTCCACTTAGTTAtggatttctaaaaaaaaaagcgaatACCCTCCCAGACTGGCTCTGTCGGGATTCTTCCGATTCACTCAATTGGGGGACTTAAAACTTAGCTTCCTGCTTCTACTGGCCCTCTTGTTTGTCACCTACAGGATCTAAAAGAGCAGAACGATGTACAGGTTATACACAGAttccatttcatttcattgcatgtgtTTATGGCCGTGATCACGAATTCACCATGGCAATTAGGCCTAGGTCTCCCAGGAACTAGCAGTATATACAAACCTCCCAATTGCTTGGTTGTCAAGAGAtgtagtacatgcatgtaaactgGTGTGACATTTATACCGCATAACAGACCGTGCAGTTGAGAAAAGCTAGCAATCTCACTCCTTACCATTCAGTTTCAGTTGGCCGAATGGATTAGACTTCaatatgcatagttttatgttttaaactgTCCGTCCAggtataaaacatttaaactgcAGGATTTATTACACTCCCGTCGTGTTGGGTATAGCTTTCAGAACATTTGGACTAATACATTCTGAGTAAAAGGTGTGTGCAAGATCTAAATGAATTCAACATATAAGACTTTAGAAAACATGCTCTGGATACGAGTTTAAATAAACTTTTCCTTTAGGTAATTGTCATGCATCAGTTAACGCAGAGTGAAGACTGTGTATAGCCTAAAATATGTTATTGCATATAATGGGAATTTTATCTGCTATTTGTACATCTGCCTTCCTTGTCTTACTACTTAATTACTTCATATCCACCTTACGTATATTCCATATTTGGGGACGAAGTAAAGCAAGAACCTTACGGCTAATATACTTCCTGATTTCACGCCTGCTTCAGCTGCATTCGAGATGGCTTGTGCGCGGATTGATGCACCCGTCCCGTTCTTACCTTCTCTCGGCGAACCTACCATACTATGGCCGTACTGGTAACATCTGTTTGAAAATTGCCTGTTTGCCATTGACACAAATGAGGCCTCTGATCGGAAAAAGGATATTCTCTTACATTCACTCGGAGCTGAGGGACAAAGAATTTTCTACAAAGTGCAGAGCGTATTCGTTTTCGTAGGAGAGCTCAATTACCTCAAGAACTGTTGACACTTATATTGTTGTTCTCCGTGAATTAGATGCTTCATGTAACTTTCGTAATTTCTGTTAGAATGTTGTTAGATCATCTTATTGagcaaaataacaacaacagatTCCGTGAATGCCTGTTGCTAAAACTCGGTTTAAGACTGGATAAGGCTCGTCAGATTGAAACTGCTCTTAAGGACGCAAAATCTATCTCTGGAATTCCCAACCCCTGGTAAAGTTTGTGCAGCAGTTACCGGTACCAATCCTAAGGGGAAATTTCggcacaaatcaaacaaaaaatcagGAAACCAGTCCAAAGGTTCCAGAAAGTGCTACCGCTGTGGATCTTTATCCACCTGGCAAGCTCTCCAAAATGTCCTGCTATGGGAAAAAACCTGCCGAACTTCTGGGGAAAAAATCACTTAGATACTGTCTGTTCACTGACTGGCAATGTGCAACAGTTGACACTGGGCGGTTCCGATGACTTGAAAACTTTGTGTACACTGCAGAAAGATGCTACCCCTACGAGGAAGACTGCCAATTGTACAGTGGATGCGAACTTTGTGGAACTCACTTTCATTGTTGACACTGCTTCTGGTGTTTCACTTATGTCTTTACATGTGTTTGATAAACATTTTCTGAGGAATGCATTGCAGTCTGACACAGTGCCTGTCACTGGTTACACATCTCACAAAATTTCTACAGCGGGTTTTTTCCATGTTTGTGTAACATATAAAGATCTGTACCTGCTGTAGGCCTATTTCATGTTGTACAAAAGGGCAGTAGCTTTCTTAGTAAGGATTTAATCCAAGCTTTGGGTCTTAATATCCAAGGCAGTACTCTGTCATATGCTACTTCTACAACTTCTAGTTTTCAGTTACCCCAACCACAGGTTACAGTAACTGAGCCTGTTATTACTGATTGTAACA encodes the following:
- the LOC135466297 gene encoding steryl-sulfatase-like; translation: MGTFFLSTVTWITMICLVRARMSGSQKLPNILIMMADDLGIGDVGCFGNTTLRTPHLDGLASDGVKLTQHLAAASVCTPSRSAFLTGRYPIRSGMAPGGVVSVITFLACTAGLPPSEVTFAEIAKEAGYSTALIGKWHLGLSCEKYNDSCHHPMKQGFDYYYGIPLTNLKDFGGEGDLVILSHAPYIRHQILLTTSVILVCTFYLHKKGILGGFFTGSIMALFFLVITSFFLYFLDFTQTGSLLMREYDVVEQPIRLQNLTKRFVLEGQEFLRNRHEDGRPFLLFLSWSHVHTFLDNMAEFVGRSQHGRYGDAVEELDWGVGQILQTLDTLGFTDDTLVYFTSDNGGHLEEMDLHGHRNGGHNGIYRGGKSHGAADGGIRVPTIVRWPGVIPAGTISDEPTSLMDLLPTIASAINRPLPTDKVLDGRDLRPLLSGKTHVSSHDFLFHYFGSRINAVRYRPRTGFDVYKLVLARPNYLPGKEMCTFVCSSRDIVFLEQPELYNVAKDPSEKHPLDHTNVAEYRQIKEAMYEAIQTHQSGIVPAQKQLTLLNLVWRPWMQPCCNFPYCRCQDQKFNGST